One stretch of Corynebacterium callunae DSM 20147 DNA includes these proteins:
- the folK gene encoding 2-amino-4-hydroxy-6-hydroxymethyldihydropteridine diphosphokinase, with protein MRAVLSIGSNMDDRYALLKTVLDEFSSEIVAQSSIYATPPWGVTDQDEFLNAVIVVDVNSTPLELLRRGQKLEEAAERVRVRKWGPRTLDVDIVQVRADDEEILSDDPELTLPHPWAWQRAFVLIPWLEVEPDAILHGTTVAEHVDNLDPTDIEGVTKIQEF; from the coding sequence ATGCGCGCTGTACTATCCATTGGTTCCAATATGGATGACCGTTATGCGCTGCTTAAGACAGTGCTTGATGAGTTTTCCTCTGAAATTGTTGCGCAGTCGTCCATCTATGCCACCCCGCCGTGGGGTGTAACCGACCAAGATGAATTCCTTAATGCCGTCATCGTTGTTGATGTAAATAGCACCCCTTTGGAACTGCTGCGACGTGGTCAAAAGCTGGAGGAAGCCGCTGAACGGGTGCGCGTTCGCAAATGGGGTCCACGTACTTTGGACGTTGATATTGTGCAGGTGCGCGCAGATGATGAAGAAATCCTTTCCGATGACCCAGAGCTGACCTTGCCACACCCGTGGGCTTGGCAGCGCGCCTTTGTTTTGATTCCATGGTTGGAAGTAGAACCTGACGCTATATTGCACGGCACCACCGTTGCCGAGCATGTAGATAACCTTGATCCCACCGATATTGAAGGCGTCACCAAGATTCAGGAGTTCTAG
- a CDS encoding DUF559 domain-containing protein: MEDWKQKFGLIGLRHLALKDQPQGNVHYLTAEVVIDAETYQNLPPWDKAAARACAVGMTVDVAVISGQAAARLRGLQVLEIESHVVCYLPGAKVPSSRKKWKKGVVYRSGYLRESDIETFQGMRITSLICTFLDIARYDGLDAAVVVIDSARRRWPELTKERLLEEANPFRGRAGLKVLKSAIALSVHCSDSAQETKARLLIQKARIPEIKRLLLQAPFDRPEIGTFYLVDILINNKIIVEIDGRVKYQRNSAARTEEVIIAEREREKYLSNLGYIVLRITPKQLEERTGESEFIRLLRQHLESRM, from the coding sequence ATGGAAGATTGGAAACAGAAATTCGGACTCATTGGCCTGAGACATCTCGCCCTTAAAGATCAGCCACAAGGAAATGTCCACTACCTCACCGCAGAAGTGGTTATTGATGCCGAAACTTATCAAAACCTACCCCCTTGGGATAAAGCTGCTGCCAGAGCATGTGCTGTTGGAATGACAGTTGATGTGGCAGTTATTTCTGGTCAAGCAGCGGCCAGACTGCGTGGATTACAAGTTTTGGAAATTGAATCGCACGTTGTGTGCTATTTACCCGGAGCCAAGGTCCCTTCGTCTAGAAAGAAGTGGAAAAAAGGTGTTGTCTACCGGAGCGGGTATTTGCGAGAGAGCGATATTGAGACCTTTCAAGGGATGCGTATTACCTCGTTGATCTGCACTTTCCTGGATATTGCACGTTATGACGGCCTTGATGCGGCGGTGGTGGTCATTGATTCGGCGCGGCGTAGATGGCCAGAATTAACCAAAGAGCGTCTTTTGGAAGAAGCCAATCCGTTTCGGGGGCGGGCTGGGCTGAAGGTGTTAAAAAGCGCTATTGCTCTTTCGGTGCATTGTTCTGATAGCGCGCAGGAGACTAAGGCTCGATTGCTGATTCAGAAGGCAAGGATTCCGGAAATCAAACGACTGCTTCTACAAGCGCCATTTGATCGGCCAGAGATCGGGACGTTCTATCTGGTGGACATCCTCATAAATAACAAGATCATTGTGGAAATTGATGGGCGAGTGAAGTACCAACGCAATTCTGCTGCGCGCACTGAAGAGGTGATTATCGCAGAGCGAGAACGGGAGAAATACTTGAGCAACTTGGGCTATATCGTTTTGCGGATTACGCCGAAACAATTGGAAGAAAGAACAGGGGAGAGTGAGTTTATTCGCCTGCTACGACAGCATTTAGAGAGCAGAATGTGA
- the folE gene encoding GTP cyclohydrolase I FolE, whose translation MKVKPVDDHVAIREFDEERAVAAVRELLIAVGEDPEREGLQETPARVARAYKEIFAGLHEDPTEVLEKTFSEGHEELVLVREIPIYSTCEHHLVPFFGVAHIGYIPGKSGKVTGLSKLARLADMYAKRPQVQERLTSQIADALVEKLDAQAVAVVIEAEHLCMAMRGIRKPGAVTTTSAVRGGFKNNAASRAEVFTLIRGR comes from the coding sequence ATGAAGGTGAAACCCGTGGATGATCACGTAGCAATCCGGGAATTTGATGAGGAACGCGCCGTTGCTGCCGTCCGCGAGTTGCTCATTGCAGTAGGCGAGGATCCAGAGCGCGAAGGCCTGCAAGAAACCCCAGCTCGTGTGGCACGGGCATATAAGGAAATCTTTGCTGGCCTGCATGAAGATCCCACTGAGGTTTTGGAAAAGACCTTCTCTGAGGGTCATGAGGAACTGGTGCTGGTGCGCGAGATCCCCATCTATTCCACCTGTGAACACCACCTGGTGCCATTCTTCGGGGTAGCTCACATTGGCTATATCCCTGGAAAGTCCGGCAAGGTCACCGGTTTGTCCAAGTTGGCGCGTTTGGCTGATATGTATGCCAAGCGCCCTCAGGTACAAGAGCGTTTGACCTCTCAAATTGCAGATGCCCTCGTCGAAAAGCTTGATGCCCAGGCCGTGGCCGTGGTGATTGAAGCTGAGCACCTGTGCATGGCAATGCGCGGTATCCGCAAGCCGGGCGCCGTAACCACCACCTCTGCCGTGCGCGGCGGTTTTAAGAACAACGCTGCCTCCCGCGCGGAGGTCTTTACCCTGATTAGAGGCCGTTAA
- a CDS encoding 6PGD fold domain-containing protein, whose protein sequence is MRAPRLNIALIADGQDRVRMGELLAGVGHHVAPVSEFSEINNYELIVISVSDDHLAGVVEKLSLFARSGQMFLHTSLAHGIQIMDPLETEGAIVMAAHPLGEDRWVATALDELGETIVGLLVGELGGSIVEIPESKRQQLAAALTYVGFINTLRTDATNYLDEFLQDYDTAADLVSSTFGGLQQLPQLGELSQQYDSIDNLGRRRLFRDLARRQAEISRAQDIELWAIQKEDQ, encoded by the coding sequence GTGCGGGCACCGCGACTTAACATTGCACTTATTGCTGATGGACAAGATCGCGTGCGAATGGGAGAGCTGCTCGCCGGGGTCGGCCATCATGTGGCCCCGGTTTCGGAATTCAGCGAAATCAACAATTATGAGTTGATTGTGATTTCCGTGAGCGATGACCACCTGGCAGGTGTCGTCGAAAAGCTCTCTCTTTTTGCACGCTCGGGTCAAATGTTTTTGCACACCTCGCTCGCGCACGGCATTCAAATCATGGATCCGCTGGAGACCGAGGGCGCAATTGTGATGGCTGCGCACCCGCTGGGCGAGGACCGCTGGGTGGCAACTGCGCTGGATGAACTTGGTGAAACCATCGTAGGTTTGCTGGTGGGGGAGCTGGGCGGTTCCATTGTGGAAATTCCTGAATCCAAGCGCCAGCAATTGGCTGCCGCACTGACTTATGTGGGCTTTATTAATACCTTGCGCACCGATGCGACCAATTATTTGGATGAATTTTTGCAGGATTATGACACCGCTGCGGACCTGGTCAGCTCCACTTTTGGCGGTTTACAGCAACTCCCGCAACTTGGCGAGCTTAGCCAGCAGTATGATTCCATTGACAATCTCGGGCGGCGCCGGCTGTTTCGGGATTTGGCACGCCGACAGGCAGAAATTTCGCGCGCCCAAGACATTGAGCTGTGGGCAATTCAGAAAGAGGACCAATGA
- a CDS encoding pantoate--beta-alanine ligase — MSFQHGQGRVYDSVEGIRMFGRALRKTGKPVVLVPLGLGLHAGHIAMTRAAKRIPGAVVVVSYAGPEADHERLEQELIDAIFTYSSDTLWPNGLRVEVNGGTTLGITVGLGAEVSRVLAMISLTGATDVFLGEKDYELVVAVQRALNDLFLPVKLHSVPTVRMPDGLAISLRNALIPVEFRDSAVALSAALTAGAHAAEHGAAVVVETVESVLGAAGLTADYVELRGLDLGEPPALGDARLFAALTLGDVQISDNVGLPLGIGFKNIEAAQG; from the coding sequence ATGAGCTTTCAGCATGGCCAAGGCCGAGTTTATGATTCCGTTGAAGGAATCCGGATGTTTGGCCGCGCGCTGCGCAAAACCGGCAAACCTGTGGTGTTGGTCCCCCTCGGATTAGGCCTGCACGCAGGGCATATTGCCATGACCAGGGCTGCTAAGCGCATCCCCGGTGCGGTGGTTGTGGTTTCCTACGCAGGCCCGGAGGCCGATCATGAGCGTCTCGAACAAGAGCTTATCGACGCGATCTTCACGTATTCTTCCGACACACTCTGGCCTAATGGACTGCGGGTTGAAGTAAATGGTGGGACAACTCTTGGCATAACTGTTGGCTTGGGTGCGGAAGTTAGCCGAGTACTTGCAATGATTTCCCTCACCGGCGCCACCGATGTGTTCTTGGGAGAGAAGGATTATGAGCTAGTTGTGGCAGTCCAACGTGCCCTTAATGACCTTTTTCTGCCGGTGAAGCTGCACAGCGTACCTACTGTCCGCATGCCGGATGGCCTGGCAATTTCCCTGCGCAATGCTTTGATTCCGGTGGAATTTAGGGACTCCGCAGTGGCTTTGTCCGCCGCTTTGACCGCCGGCGCCCATGCTGCCGAACATGGTGCTGCCGTGGTGGTTGAAACTGTGGAATCGGTATTGGGTGCAGCTGGCCTAACTGCCGACTATGTGGAACTCCGTGGCCTTGATCTCGGCGAGCCTCCAGCGCTTGGTGATGCCCGCCTTTTTGCTGCTCTGACCCTTGGAGACGTGCAAATTTCCGATAATGTGGGCTTGCCTTTGGGCATTGGCTTTAAAAATATCGAAGCTGCCCAGGGCTAA
- a CDS encoding DUF6779 domain-containing protein has product MTHELSHEDSGDGNSVDRGQILLAVLIGLALIASVIMLLADSEGAMKIALLAALWAAIIGFFMVYRYRKVAEATVRESEALEQAHLTELSRLESEQRAAQLQSQVADSEKLRQQENETLQQIKTQLEELRTQLSELSGREWGYEPTMLHAEARRILELESEQLRQTAAKIPDPIVPEPVEQMEPDPIPEPVASPVVSQPVETPREVVDIDVAEEPKQEAEPRRRSRHAVADEGGGRRRRDERQGGLSVADLLASARKQEKN; this is encoded by the coding sequence ATGACTCACGAACTGTCACACGAGGATTCCGGCGACGGCAATTCTGTTGACCGTGGACAGATCCTGCTGGCAGTCCTCATTGGACTCGCGTTGATCGCCAGCGTGATTATGCTCCTTGCAGATAGCGAGGGCGCGATGAAGATTGCGCTCCTCGCTGCTCTGTGGGCGGCGATCATTGGATTTTTCATGGTTTATCGATACCGCAAGGTTGCAGAAGCCACTGTTCGGGAATCCGAGGCATTGGAACAAGCCCATCTGACGGAACTTTCCCGCCTGGAAAGCGAACAGCGTGCTGCACAATTGCAGTCACAGGTAGCTGATTCTGAGAAGCTGCGCCAACAGGAAAATGAAACCCTGCAGCAAATCAAGACTCAACTAGAGGAACTGCGCACCCAACTCTCCGAGCTATCTGGCCGCGAATGGGGCTATGAGCCCACCATGCTGCATGCTGAAGCCCGCCGCATTTTGGAATTGGAATCTGAGCAGCTGCGCCAAACTGCAGCCAAGATTCCAGATCCAATTGTGCCGGAGCCAGTTGAGCAGATGGAACCAGATCCAATTCCAGAACCAGTAGCCAGCCCTGTGGTGTCTCAGCCAGTGGAAACCCCACGCGAGGTGGTTGACATTGATGTAGCTGAGGAGCCAAAGCAGGAGGCTGAACCTCGTCGTCGCTCCCGCCATGCCGTTGCTGATGAAGGTGGCGGAAGGCGTCGTCGGGATGAGCGTCAAGGAGGCTTGAGCGTGGCAGATTTGCTGGCTTCAGCACGAAAGCAGGAAAAGAACTAG
- the ftsH gene encoding ATP-dependent zinc metalloprotease FtsH, giving the protein MKNKKYLQIGGIAAVVLIVLFLVSLFSSDTRNFQEVDTSVAMAQLDAGNVAEAQIDDREQRVRLTLREPITVEEREGVEEIIAQYPARTADTIFEKVEAANPDSYTTNVTQESFLMSMVSLILPMLIIFGLLMFFLSRMQGGGMMGIGSSKAKQLTKDMPTNTFSDVAGAEEAVDELQEIKDFLQDPSRYEALGAKIPRGVLLYGPPGTGKTLLARAVAGEAGVPFYSISGSDFVEMFVGVGASRVRDLFKQAKENSPCIIFIDEIDAVGRARGSGMGGGHDEREQTLNQLLVEMDGFGDRQGVILMAATNRPDVLDPALLRPGRFDRQIPVTNPDLRGREQILEVHAKGKPFAPDADIKSLAKRTAGMSGADLANVLNEAALLTARVGGNVITGDALEEATDRVVGGPRRSGKIISEKEKKVTAYHEGGHTLSAWALEDIERVYKVTILARGRTGGHAMTAQEDDKGMYNRNELFARLVFATGGRSAEELVFGEPTTGASADIEMATKIARSMVTEYGMSPAVGMVKYGQEQGDPFSGRGGGGNLDYSQEIAATIDTEVQFLLDKAHEISYAILAEHRDHLDRLAEKLLEKETLRRPDLEALFTDIVPRKVSEVFPEESTRFPRQEGREPVKTPVELALERGEEPPKKFSILEASRATRERRRQELEAQGKAPLSPAVPAAPATPTAAPTYGTPPPANWTVPGSASGKHHADNAADNASQGGTRPNPYAQTGTAAGENAGEHPGMKAYGFGDPELMDQTTGAEHSPAAPKTPGATPSAAPTEIIGFRLPEHERPDYPERPSASASETTEMPIVEERPRMIDGTENKDESSDNEGETRG; this is encoded by the coding sequence ATGAAGAACAAGAAATACCTGCAGATTGGCGGCATCGCAGCCGTAGTCCTCATCGTGTTATTTTTGGTTTCCCTGTTTAGCAGCGATACCAGGAATTTCCAGGAGGTAGACACCTCCGTCGCAATGGCACAGCTCGACGCCGGCAACGTCGCCGAAGCTCAAATTGACGACCGCGAACAGCGCGTGCGACTCACCTTGCGCGAGCCCATTACCGTGGAAGAACGTGAGGGTGTTGAAGAAATCATTGCGCAATACCCAGCGCGCACTGCCGATACCATCTTTGAAAAGGTAGAGGCAGCAAATCCCGATTCCTACACCACCAATGTGACCCAGGAAAGCTTCCTGATGTCCATGGTCAGCCTCATCTTGCCGATGCTGATCATCTTCGGACTGCTGATGTTCTTCCTGAGCCGCATGCAGGGTGGCGGAATGATGGGCATTGGCAGCTCCAAGGCCAAGCAATTGACCAAGGACATGCCTACCAACACCTTCTCTGATGTGGCCGGTGCTGAAGAAGCAGTGGATGAACTTCAAGAAATCAAGGACTTCCTCCAAGACCCATCCCGCTATGAGGCCCTTGGTGCGAAGATCCCTCGTGGTGTACTGCTTTATGGTCCTCCCGGTACCGGTAAGACCCTGCTGGCCCGTGCGGTAGCTGGCGAAGCTGGCGTACCTTTCTACTCCATTTCCGGTTCTGACTTTGTGGAAATGTTTGTGGGTGTGGGTGCTTCCCGCGTGCGTGACCTTTTCAAACAAGCCAAGGAAAACAGCCCTTGTATCATCTTCATCGATGAGATCGACGCTGTTGGTCGCGCCCGTGGCTCAGGAATGGGTGGCGGACACGATGAACGTGAACAAACCCTGAACCAGCTGCTGGTGGAGATGGACGGCTTCGGCGATCGCCAGGGCGTCATCTTGATGGCAGCTACCAACCGTCCAGACGTATTGGATCCAGCGTTGCTGCGTCCGGGCCGTTTTGACCGCCAGATCCCAGTAACCAACCCTGACCTGCGTGGCCGTGAACAGATTTTGGAAGTTCACGCCAAGGGCAAGCCTTTTGCTCCCGATGCAGATATCAAGTCTTTGGCCAAGCGCACCGCCGGTATGTCCGGTGCTGACCTGGCCAACGTACTGAATGAAGCAGCCCTACTGACCGCCCGTGTGGGTGGCAATGTGATCACTGGCGATGCTTTGGAAGAAGCAACTGACCGCGTTGTTGGCGGCCCGCGCCGTTCCGGCAAGATCATTTCCGAAAAGGAAAAGAAGGTCACTGCCTACCACGAAGGTGGCCACACCCTTTCTGCCTGGGCTTTGGAAGATATTGAACGCGTCTACAAGGTCACCATCTTGGCGCGTGGTCGTACTGGCGGACATGCCATGACTGCCCAAGAAGATGACAAGGGCATGTACAACCGCAATGAACTCTTTGCGCGATTGGTCTTTGCCACGGGTGGCCGCTCCGCTGAGGAACTTGTCTTTGGCGAGCCCACCACCGGCGCGTCTGCCGATATTGAAATGGCCACCAAGATCGCTCGATCCATGGTGACCGAATACGGTATGTCACCTGCTGTCGGCATGGTGAAATATGGCCAAGAACAAGGCGATCCATTCTCCGGCCGAGGCGGTGGCGGAAACCTGGACTATTCCCAGGAAATAGCTGCCACCATCGATACCGAGGTGCAGTTCCTGCTGGATAAGGCACATGAAATTTCCTATGCCATCCTGGCTGAGCACCGCGATCACCTAGACCGCCTAGCTGAAAAGCTGTTGGAAAAGGAAACTCTGCGTCGCCCAGACTTGGAAGCACTGTTTACCGACATCGTGCCACGCAAGGTCTCTGAAGTATTCCCTGAAGAATCCACCAGGTTCCCACGCCAAGAAGGCCGTGAGCCCGTGAAAACTCCAGTGGAACTTGCTTTGGAACGTGGCGAAGAACCACCAAAGAAGTTCTCCATCTTGGAAGCTTCCCGTGCTACCCGTGAGCGCCGCCGTCAGGAATTGGAAGCACAGGGCAAGGCTCCCTTGAGCCCCGCTGTACCTGCTGCTCCTGCCACCCCAACAGCAGCGCCTACTTATGGCACCCCACCTCCTGCTAATTGGACGGTTCCAGGTTCTGCCTCCGGCAAGCACCATGCTGATAACGCTGCCGATAATGCTTCCCAAGGTGGCACTCGTCCGAACCCTTATGCCCAGACTGGCACTGCTGCAGGAGAAAATGCCGGCGAGCACCCAGGTATGAAGGCCTATGGCTTTGGCGATCCAGAACTTATGGATCAAACCACCGGCGCAGAGCATTCCCCAGCTGCGCCTAAGACCCCAGGTGCAACCCCAAGTGCTGCCCCAACTGAAATTATCGGTTTCCGCCTGCCTGAGCATGAGCGCCCTGATTATCCAGAGCGTCCTTCTGCCAGTGCTTCAGAAACCACTGAAATGCCCATCGTGGAGGAACGCCCCCGCATGATCGATGGCACCGAAAACAAGGATGAGAGCTCTGATAATGAAGGTGAAACCCGTGGATGA
- the folB gene encoding dihydroneopterin aldolase yields the protein MADRIELKGLECFGHHGVFDFEKEQGQPFIVDVICWMDFSSAGASDDLSDTVDYGELALLVADIVEGPSRDLIETVATEAADTLMARFAALHAVEVTIHKPKAPIPRTFADVAVVARRSRNKRGVN from the coding sequence ATGGCTGATCGCATCGAGCTTAAAGGCCTAGAATGCTTTGGGCACCACGGCGTTTTTGATTTTGAAAAAGAGCAGGGACAGCCCTTCATTGTGGATGTCATCTGCTGGATGGACTTTTCCTCCGCCGGAGCTAGCGATGATCTCAGCGACACCGTTGATTATGGTGAGCTAGCTCTGCTGGTGGCCGACATTGTGGAAGGCCCATCCCGCGACCTTATTGAAACTGTTGCTACCGAAGCTGCCGATACTTTAATGGCGCGTTTTGCTGCCTTGCATGCTGTGGAAGTAACAATTCACAAACCAAAGGCACCGATCCCACGAACCTTTGCCGATGTGGCAGTAGTGGCTCGTCGCTCCCGCAATAAAAGAGGTGTGAACTAA
- a CDS encoding DUF3180 domain-containing protein, translated as MQKTSIGWLIATGGFFAAVAAILTWRFYGAMSTIPATVSITLWILAIICGLAAVRVQGRIGEGLVGQDSSQMNPLTIAYLAMLGRACAWGGAIVGGIYVGIASFVIPRVGELSAAAADLPGVLASALGGIALAVAGLYLERSCQAPPPQSGETIG; from the coding sequence ATGCAAAAAACGTCCATAGGTTGGCTCATCGCCACTGGCGGTTTCTTTGCCGCCGTGGCAGCTATTTTGACCTGGCGTTTTTATGGGGCAATGTCCACCATTCCAGCCACTGTGTCCATCACCTTGTGGATTTTGGCCATTATCTGTGGCCTGGCCGCAGTACGGGTGCAGGGCAGGATTGGTGAAGGTTTGGTGGGGCAGGATTCCTCTCAAATGAATCCGCTGACCATCGCTTATTTGGCCATGCTGGGCCGAGCTTGTGCCTGGGGTGGGGCAATTGTCGGCGGAATTTATGTGGGCATTGCAAGTTTTGTCATTCCGCGTGTCGGAGAACTAAGTGCAGCAGCTGCGGATTTGCCCGGAGTTTTGGCCTCTGCGCTGGGCGGAATCGCTTTGGCAGTGGCTGGACTTTATCTAGAACGCAGCTGCCAGGCACCGCCTCCCCAATCTGGGGAAACGATCGGCTAG
- the folP gene encoding dihydropteroate synthase: protein MNVASLTIPGRCLVMGIVNVTEDSFSDGGRYIDTDAAIKHALELVAEGADMIDVGGESTRPGAVRVDANLERDRVVPVIRALHEAGIPTSVDTMRASVAAASAEAGVSMINDVSGGLADPEMFAVMADAQIPVCLMHWRTLQFGDAAGHADHGDDVVADVHHVLDDLVAKATAAGVAEDQIVLDPGLGFAKTREDNWRLLQALPEFIDGPFPVLVGASRKRFLAGVRKERGLEVTPLDADPATAAVTAVSAQMGAWGVRVHNVPVSRDAVDVAALWRSGGQYHG from the coding sequence ATGAATGTAGCTTCGTTGACAATCCCAGGACGTTGCTTGGTAATGGGAATCGTTAATGTCACCGAGGATTCTTTCTCCGATGGCGGGCGCTACATCGACACCGATGCCGCCATTAAACACGCCCTTGAACTTGTCGCAGAGGGCGCCGATATGATTGACGTCGGCGGCGAGTCCACCCGCCCCGGGGCAGTGCGTGTCGACGCAAACCTGGAGCGTGACCGAGTAGTTCCGGTAATTCGGGCTCTCCATGAGGCAGGAATTCCTACCTCCGTGGACACTATGCGCGCCTCAGTTGCAGCAGCTTCTGCAGAAGCTGGCGTCTCCATGATCAACGATGTTTCCGGCGGCCTGGCTGATCCTGAAATGTTTGCAGTGATGGCCGATGCGCAGATCCCGGTATGCCTGATGCACTGGCGCACCCTGCAATTTGGCGATGCTGCCGGACATGCTGATCATGGCGATGACGTAGTTGCAGATGTGCACCACGTGCTTGATGATTTGGTGGCAAAGGCCACCGCAGCAGGTGTTGCCGAGGACCAAATTGTGCTGGATCCAGGTCTTGGTTTTGCTAAGACCCGCGAGGATAACTGGCGTTTGTTACAGGCCCTCCCAGAATTTATTGACGGACCTTTCCCAGTGCTGGTGGGAGCTTCCCGCAAGCGTTTCTTGGCAGGTGTGCGCAAAGAACGGGGCTTGGAAGTAACCCCTTTGGATGCAGATCCTGCCACCGCAGCAGTGACCGCAGTTTCCGCACAAATGGGTGCTTGGGGAGTACGAGTGCACAATGTGCCAGTATCCCGCGACGCCGTTGATGTGGCTGCTCTATGGCGCAGCGGAGGCCAGTACCATGGCTGA
- the lysS gene encoding lysine--tRNA ligase — MTESNSTSKNNSADLPEQLRIRREKRERILDSGLDAYPVEVDRTISITELREKFVVVTEDNPVEQRIDGVTYLEVGEETDVEVAVAGRVMFIRNTGKLCFAALQEGNGTTVQAMLSLAAVGEESLKSWKADVDMGDIVSVRGKVISSKRGELSVMADSWQMASKSLRPLPVAFADMSEDTRVRHRYTDLIMREQARKNALTRVKVMRALRRYLEDQDFLEVETPMLQTLHGGAAARPFETHSNALDIDLYLRIAPELYLKRCVVGGIERVFEVNRNFRNEGVDSSHSPEFAMLETYQAWGTYETGAALIKGLIQSVAQEVFGTTLVTLADGTEYDLGGEWKVIEMYPSLNEALARKFPGQPEVTIDSTVEELKAIAAVIGLSVPEKGGWGHGKLVEEIWEHLCEDQLYGPIFVKDFPVETSPLTRQHRSKPGVTEKWDLYVRGFELATGYSELVDPVIQRERFEDQARLAAGGDEEAMVLDEDFLSAMEQGMPPTSGNGMGIDRLLMALTGLGIRETVLFPMVKPEQK, encoded by the coding sequence GTGACTGAATCCAATTCCACTTCCAAAAACAATTCCGCCGATTTGCCCGAGCAGCTGCGAATTCGTCGCGAAAAGCGCGAGCGCATTCTGGACAGTGGATTGGATGCCTACCCGGTTGAGGTAGATCGCACCATCTCCATCACGGAACTGCGCGAAAAGTTTGTTGTTGTCACCGAAGACAACCCCGTTGAACAGCGTATTGATGGCGTAACCTACCTCGAAGTTGGCGAAGAAACCGACGTCGAAGTAGCCGTTGCTGGCCGCGTTATGTTCATCCGCAACACCGGTAAGCTCTGCTTCGCCGCCCTCCAAGAAGGAAACGGCACCACCGTGCAGGCCATGCTTTCCTTGGCTGCTGTTGGTGAAGAATCCCTCAAGTCCTGGAAAGCGGACGTAGACATGGGCGATATCGTCAGTGTCCGCGGCAAGGTGATTTCCTCCAAGCGTGGCGAGCTCAGCGTCATGGCTGATTCTTGGCAGATGGCATCCAAGTCCTTGCGTCCTTTGCCGGTTGCCTTTGCCGATATGAGCGAAGACACCCGTGTGCGTCACCGCTACACCGACCTCATCATGCGCGAACAGGCCCGCAAAAATGCCCTGACCCGCGTTAAGGTTATGCGCGCCCTGCGCCGTTACCTGGAGGACCAGGACTTCCTTGAGGTTGAGACCCCTATGCTGCAGACCTTGCATGGTGGCGCCGCAGCCCGTCCTTTTGAAACCCACTCCAATGCCCTCGATATTGACCTCTACCTGCGCATTGCGCCTGAGCTTTACCTCAAGCGTTGTGTAGTTGGTGGCATCGAGCGCGTTTTTGAAGTTAACCGCAACTTCCGCAACGAGGGTGTTGACTCCTCCCACTCCCCAGAATTCGCCATGCTGGAGACCTACCAAGCTTGGGGCACCTATGAAACCGGTGCTGCCCTGATCAAGGGTCTTATCCAGTCCGTCGCTCAGGAAGTTTTTGGCACCACCTTGGTCACCCTGGCCGATGGCACTGAATATGACTTGGGTGGCGAGTGGAAGGTTATTGAGATGTATCCTTCCCTCAACGAGGCCTTGGCTCGCAAATTCCCAGGTCAGCCAGAGGTTACCATCGACAGCACCGTCGAAGAGCTCAAGGCAATCGCCGCAGTAATTGGTCTTTCCGTGCCTGAAAAGGGCGGCTGGGGCCACGGCAAACTTGTCGAGGAAATCTGGGAGCACCTCTGCGAAGATCAGCTTTATGGCCCCATCTTTGTCAAGGACTTCCCAGTTGAGACCAGTCCTTTGACCCGTCAGCACCGCAGCAAGCCAGGCGTCACCGAGAAGTGGGACCTCTACGTCCGTGGCTTCGAATTGGCAACTGGCTACTCCGAGCTTGTTGACCCAGTTATCCAGCGCGAGCGCTTTGAAGATCAGGCTCGCCTGGCCGCCGGTGGCGATGAAGAAGCCATGGTTTTGGATGAGGACTTCCTCTCCGCCATGGAACAGGGCATGCCACCTACCTCCGGCAACGGCATGGGTATCGACCGTCTGCTTATGGCCTTGACCGGCTTGGGCATTCGTGAGACTGTTCTTTTCCCAATGGTGAAGCCAGAGCAGAAGTAG